From a single Nicotiana tomentosiformis chromosome 2, ASM39032v3, whole genome shotgun sequence genomic region:
- the LOC104095620 gene encoding AUGMIN subunit 6-like isoform X3, with protein sequence MTMDREKEREIELESAMYTNCLLLGLDPSIIGIGANNGTPRVGLFRHSNPKLGEQLLYFLLSSLRGPAQSAKDFDKVWPIFDSAQSRDFRKVVQGIISELESQGALPRSNSRVSSLATCCGPRFVELLWQLSLHALREVHRRTFAADVASNPLPASLTDVAFSHAATLLPVTKARIALERRRFLKNAETAVQRQATWSNLAHEMTAEFRGLCAEEAYLQQELEKLHDVRNKVKLEGELWDELVSSSSQNSHMVQRATRLWDSLLSRQTQHEILASGPIEDLIAHREHRYRISGSALLAAMDQSSVAPPRDLVPSHLDNKDQSERSQADFNREKHVNNPDSSHTQANDESFSRVDERTARAHPTIDIAEVLRRWTHALQRIHKQSLQLAKVNDGEGPELLRSSHDGGTDSHVESLAATLAEHRQHLASIQVLINQLKEVAPAIKNSITELTEEVDSISSSLLPMATHHARSHSLVQAQNSRTISENSTDEVAEMTSKMSSMHFEKASATASPPALKLPPLFGLTPNSSGKGGNMQKRHVSAQTSQIENLHEKKSPDLPISNNSMDNPRQADDDLSFVKNLKRSVREAALSSQSYYPESSQDSRSDDSSEHYFIPVPGVGFSHLGSKPNLLRSKKLLASEPDSSFYGNHLPQSHVGIKSFYDMEEAEEQVFSPPLLMDTSLLAESYEDLLAPLSETETALMER encoded by the exons ATGACGATGGACAGAGAGAAGGAGAGGGAGATAGAGTTAGAGAGTGCAATGTACACTAACTGTTTGTTACTAGGTCTGGATCCATCCATCATTGGAATCGGAGCTAACAATGGCACTCCTCGTGTTGGACTCTTTCGTCATTCAAACCCTAAATTGGGAGAACAGCTTCTTTACTTCTTACTTTCTTCTCTTAGAGGCCCTGCTCAATCCGCGAAG GATTTCGATAAGGTCTGGCCTATATTTGATTCAGCTCAATCTCGTGATTTTCGAAAG GTTGTGCAAGGAATTATAAGCGAGTTGGAATCCCAGGGGGCGCTTCCTAGAAGCAATTCGAGGGTCTCATCTCTTGCGACGTGTTGTGGACCGAG ATTTGTTGAACTTCTGTGGCAACTCTCACTGCATGCCTTGAGGGAAGTTCATAGGCGAACATTTGCTGCTGATGTAGCTTCTAACCCATTACCTGCTTCATTGACAGATGTAGCTTTCTCACATGCAGCCACCTTACTTCCTGTAACCAAG GCTAGGATTGCACTTGAAAGAAGAAGGTTTCTGAAAAATGCAGAAACAGCAGTTCAAAGACAGGCCACATGGTCTAATTTGGCTCATGAGATGACAGCTGAGTTTCGAGGCCTTTGTGCTGAAGAG GCTTATTTGCAGCAAGAACTTGAAAAACTGCATGATGTTAGAAACAAAGTAAAGTTGGAAGGTGAACTGTGGGATGAACTTGTATCAAGCTCGAGCCAAAACTCGCATATGGTCCAAAGAGCTACTCGCTTGTGGGACTCTTTGCTATCTCGCCAAA CTCAGCACGAGATTCTCGCTTCTGGCCCAATAGAGGATCTTATAGCTCATCGTGAGCATAG GTATCGTATATCTGGGTCAGCTTTGCTTGCAGCCATGGATCAAAGTTCTGTAGCTCCACCTCGTGATTTAGTTCCATCACATCTAGATAATAAAGATCAATCTGAAAGATCACAAGCAGATTTTAATAGAGAAAAGCATGTGAACAATCCAGATTCTTCTCATACTCAAGCAAATGATGAGAGTTTTTCTCGAGTTGATGAAAGGACTGCAAGAGCCCATCCAACTATTGATATAGCTGAAGTTTTGAGGCGTTGGACACATGCCCTACAACGAATTCATAAGCAGTCACTTCAATTG GCAAAAGTAAATGACGGAGAGGGTCCAGAGCTTCTGAGAAGTTCACATGATGGTGGTACAGACAGTCACGTGGAATCCTTGGCTGCAACACTTGCTGAACATAGGCAGCACCTAGCAAGTATACAG GTGCTCATAAATCAACTGAAGGAAGTTGCTCCAGCTATAAAGAATTCAATTACGGAGCTGACAGAAGAAGTTGATAGTATTTCGTCCAGTCTTCTCCCCATGGCCACGCATCATGCTAGATCACATTCACTGGTCCAAGCACAGAATAGCAGAACGATATCG GAGAACAGCACCGATGAGGTAGCTGAGATGACCTCAAAAATGTCATCCATGCATTTTGAAAAGGCATCAGCTACAGCCAGTCCCCCTGCTTTAAAGCTCCCACCTTTGTTTGGTTTAACACCAAATTCTTCTGGAAAAGGTGGGAACATGCAGAAGCGACATGTCTCAGCTCAGACCAGCCAAATAGAAAATCTGCATGAGAAAAAATCTCCAGATCTGCCAATTTCAAATAATTCAATGGATAATCCGCGACAAG CAGATGATGACCTTAGCTTTGTCAAAAATTTGAAGAGATCCGTCAGAGAAGCTGCACTTTCCTCCCAATCTTACTATCCAGAATCATCTCAAGATAGTCGTTCTGATGATAGCTCTGAGCACTATTTCATACCTGTACCCGGGGTTGGGTTTTCTCATCTTGGTAGCAAACCAAACTTATTGAGAAGTAAAAAGCTGCTCGCGTCTGAACCAGATTCATCTTTTTATGGGAACCATCTTCCACAAAGTCATGTGGGCATCAA GTCATTTTATGATATGGAGGAAGCTGAAGAACAAGTATTTTCTCCTCCTTTGCTTATGGATACATCACTGTTGGCAGAGTCATACGAGGATTTACTTG CACCTTTGTCAGAAACTGAAACTGCGTTAATGGAGCGCTGA
- the LOC104095620 gene encoding AUGMIN subunit 6-like isoform X1: protein MTMDREKEREIELESAMYTNCLLLGLDPSIIGIGANNGTPRVGLFRHSNPKLGEQLLYFLLSSLRGPAQSAKDFDKVWPIFDSAQSRDFRKVVQGIISELESQGALPRSNSRVSSLATCCGPRFVELLWQLSLHALREVHRRTFAADVASNPLPASLTDVAFSHAATLLPVTKARIALERRRFLKNAETAVQRQATWSNLAHEMTAEFRGLCAEEAYLQQELEKLHDVRNKVKLEGELWDELVSSSSQNSHMVQRATRLWDSLLSRQTQHEILASGPIEDLIAHREHRYRISGSALLAAMDQSSVAPPRDLVPSHLDNKDQSERSQADFNREKHVNNPDSSHTQANDESFSRVDERTARAHPTIDIAEVLRRWTHALQRIHKQSLQLAKVNDGEGPELLRSSHDGGTDSHVESLAATLAEHRQHLASIQVLINQLKEVAPAIKNSITELTEEVDSISSSLLPMATHHARSHSLVQAQNSRTISENSTDEVAEMTSKMSSMHFEKASATASPPALKLPPLFGLTPNSSGKGGNMQKRHVSAQTSQIENLHEKKSPDLPISNNSMDNPRQADDDLSFVKNLKRSVREAALSSQSYYPESSQDSRSDDSSEHYFIPVPGVGFSHLGSKPNLLRSKKLLASEPDSSFYGNHLPQSHVGIKSDGLLDLFNDLRSLDDYDGIDSFLSTMGSNSSVSDACRSFYDMEEAEEQVFSPPLLMDTSLLAESYEDLLAPLSETETALMER, encoded by the exons ATGACGATGGACAGAGAGAAGGAGAGGGAGATAGAGTTAGAGAGTGCAATGTACACTAACTGTTTGTTACTAGGTCTGGATCCATCCATCATTGGAATCGGAGCTAACAATGGCACTCCTCGTGTTGGACTCTTTCGTCATTCAAACCCTAAATTGGGAGAACAGCTTCTTTACTTCTTACTTTCTTCTCTTAGAGGCCCTGCTCAATCCGCGAAG GATTTCGATAAGGTCTGGCCTATATTTGATTCAGCTCAATCTCGTGATTTTCGAAAG GTTGTGCAAGGAATTATAAGCGAGTTGGAATCCCAGGGGGCGCTTCCTAGAAGCAATTCGAGGGTCTCATCTCTTGCGACGTGTTGTGGACCGAG ATTTGTTGAACTTCTGTGGCAACTCTCACTGCATGCCTTGAGGGAAGTTCATAGGCGAACATTTGCTGCTGATGTAGCTTCTAACCCATTACCTGCTTCATTGACAGATGTAGCTTTCTCACATGCAGCCACCTTACTTCCTGTAACCAAG GCTAGGATTGCACTTGAAAGAAGAAGGTTTCTGAAAAATGCAGAAACAGCAGTTCAAAGACAGGCCACATGGTCTAATTTGGCTCATGAGATGACAGCTGAGTTTCGAGGCCTTTGTGCTGAAGAG GCTTATTTGCAGCAAGAACTTGAAAAACTGCATGATGTTAGAAACAAAGTAAAGTTGGAAGGTGAACTGTGGGATGAACTTGTATCAAGCTCGAGCCAAAACTCGCATATGGTCCAAAGAGCTACTCGCTTGTGGGACTCTTTGCTATCTCGCCAAA CTCAGCACGAGATTCTCGCTTCTGGCCCAATAGAGGATCTTATAGCTCATCGTGAGCATAG GTATCGTATATCTGGGTCAGCTTTGCTTGCAGCCATGGATCAAAGTTCTGTAGCTCCACCTCGTGATTTAGTTCCATCACATCTAGATAATAAAGATCAATCTGAAAGATCACAAGCAGATTTTAATAGAGAAAAGCATGTGAACAATCCAGATTCTTCTCATACTCAAGCAAATGATGAGAGTTTTTCTCGAGTTGATGAAAGGACTGCAAGAGCCCATCCAACTATTGATATAGCTGAAGTTTTGAGGCGTTGGACACATGCCCTACAACGAATTCATAAGCAGTCACTTCAATTG GCAAAAGTAAATGACGGAGAGGGTCCAGAGCTTCTGAGAAGTTCACATGATGGTGGTACAGACAGTCACGTGGAATCCTTGGCTGCAACACTTGCTGAACATAGGCAGCACCTAGCAAGTATACAG GTGCTCATAAATCAACTGAAGGAAGTTGCTCCAGCTATAAAGAATTCAATTACGGAGCTGACAGAAGAAGTTGATAGTATTTCGTCCAGTCTTCTCCCCATGGCCACGCATCATGCTAGATCACATTCACTGGTCCAAGCACAGAATAGCAGAACGATATCG GAGAACAGCACCGATGAGGTAGCTGAGATGACCTCAAAAATGTCATCCATGCATTTTGAAAAGGCATCAGCTACAGCCAGTCCCCCTGCTTTAAAGCTCCCACCTTTGTTTGGTTTAACACCAAATTCTTCTGGAAAAGGTGGGAACATGCAGAAGCGACATGTCTCAGCTCAGACCAGCCAAATAGAAAATCTGCATGAGAAAAAATCTCCAGATCTGCCAATTTCAAATAATTCAATGGATAATCCGCGACAAG CAGATGATGACCTTAGCTTTGTCAAAAATTTGAAGAGATCCGTCAGAGAAGCTGCACTTTCCTCCCAATCTTACTATCCAGAATCATCTCAAGATAGTCGTTCTGATGATAGCTCTGAGCACTATTTCATACCTGTACCCGGGGTTGGGTTTTCTCATCTTGGTAGCAAACCAAACTTATTGAGAAGTAAAAAGCTGCTCGCGTCTGAACCAGATTCATCTTTTTATGGGAACCATCTTCCACAAAGTCATGTGGGCATCAAGTCAGATGGACTTCTTGACTTATTTAATGATCTGCGGTCTCTTGATGACTATGATGGCATAGATAGTTTTCTGTCAACCATGGGTTCAAACTCTTCAGTTTCTGATGCTTGCAGGTCATTTTATGATATGGAGGAAGCTGAAGAACAAGTATTTTCTCCTCCTTTGCTTATGGATACATCACTGTTGGCAGAGTCATACGAGGATTTACTTG CACCTTTGTCAGAAACTGAAACTGCGTTAATGGAGCGCTGA
- the LOC104095620 gene encoding AUGMIN subunit 6-like isoform X2 yields MTMDREKEREIELESAMYTNCLLLGLDPSIIGIGANNGTPRVGLFRHSNPKLGEQLLYFLLSSLRGPAQSAKDFDKVWPIFDSAQSRDFRKVVQGIISELESQGALPRSNSRVSSLATCCGPRFVELLWQLSLHALREVHRRTFAADVASNPLPASLTDVAFSHAATLLPVTKARIALERRRFLKNAETAVQRQATWSNLAHEMTAEFRGLCAEEAYLQQELEKLHDVRNKVKLEGELWDELVSSSSQNSHMVQRATRLWDSLLSRQTQHEILASGPIEDLIAHREHRYRISGSALLAAMDQSSVAPPRDLVPSHLDNKDQSERSQADFNREKHVNNPDSSHTQANDESFSRVDERTARAHPTIDIAEVLRRWTHALQRIHKQSLQLAKVNDGEGPELLRSSHDGGTDSHVESLAATLAEHRQHLASIQVLINQLKEVAPAIKNSITELTEEVDSISSSLLPMATHHARSHSLVQAQNSRTISENSTDEVAEMTSKMSSMHFEKASATASPPALKLPPLFGLTPNSSGKGGNMQKRHVSAQTSQIENLHEKKSPDLPISNNSMDNPRQDDDLSFVKNLKRSVREAALSSQSYYPESSQDSRSDDSSEHYFIPVPGVGFSHLGSKPNLLRSKKLLASEPDSSFYGNHLPQSHVGIKSDGLLDLFNDLRSLDDYDGIDSFLSTMGSNSSVSDACRSFYDMEEAEEQVFSPPLLMDTSLLAESYEDLLAPLSETETALMER; encoded by the exons ATGACGATGGACAGAGAGAAGGAGAGGGAGATAGAGTTAGAGAGTGCAATGTACACTAACTGTTTGTTACTAGGTCTGGATCCATCCATCATTGGAATCGGAGCTAACAATGGCACTCCTCGTGTTGGACTCTTTCGTCATTCAAACCCTAAATTGGGAGAACAGCTTCTTTACTTCTTACTTTCTTCTCTTAGAGGCCCTGCTCAATCCGCGAAG GATTTCGATAAGGTCTGGCCTATATTTGATTCAGCTCAATCTCGTGATTTTCGAAAG GTTGTGCAAGGAATTATAAGCGAGTTGGAATCCCAGGGGGCGCTTCCTAGAAGCAATTCGAGGGTCTCATCTCTTGCGACGTGTTGTGGACCGAG ATTTGTTGAACTTCTGTGGCAACTCTCACTGCATGCCTTGAGGGAAGTTCATAGGCGAACATTTGCTGCTGATGTAGCTTCTAACCCATTACCTGCTTCATTGACAGATGTAGCTTTCTCACATGCAGCCACCTTACTTCCTGTAACCAAG GCTAGGATTGCACTTGAAAGAAGAAGGTTTCTGAAAAATGCAGAAACAGCAGTTCAAAGACAGGCCACATGGTCTAATTTGGCTCATGAGATGACAGCTGAGTTTCGAGGCCTTTGTGCTGAAGAG GCTTATTTGCAGCAAGAACTTGAAAAACTGCATGATGTTAGAAACAAAGTAAAGTTGGAAGGTGAACTGTGGGATGAACTTGTATCAAGCTCGAGCCAAAACTCGCATATGGTCCAAAGAGCTACTCGCTTGTGGGACTCTTTGCTATCTCGCCAAA CTCAGCACGAGATTCTCGCTTCTGGCCCAATAGAGGATCTTATAGCTCATCGTGAGCATAG GTATCGTATATCTGGGTCAGCTTTGCTTGCAGCCATGGATCAAAGTTCTGTAGCTCCACCTCGTGATTTAGTTCCATCACATCTAGATAATAAAGATCAATCTGAAAGATCACAAGCAGATTTTAATAGAGAAAAGCATGTGAACAATCCAGATTCTTCTCATACTCAAGCAAATGATGAGAGTTTTTCTCGAGTTGATGAAAGGACTGCAAGAGCCCATCCAACTATTGATATAGCTGAAGTTTTGAGGCGTTGGACACATGCCCTACAACGAATTCATAAGCAGTCACTTCAATTG GCAAAAGTAAATGACGGAGAGGGTCCAGAGCTTCTGAGAAGTTCACATGATGGTGGTACAGACAGTCACGTGGAATCCTTGGCTGCAACACTTGCTGAACATAGGCAGCACCTAGCAAGTATACAG GTGCTCATAAATCAACTGAAGGAAGTTGCTCCAGCTATAAAGAATTCAATTACGGAGCTGACAGAAGAAGTTGATAGTATTTCGTCCAGTCTTCTCCCCATGGCCACGCATCATGCTAGATCACATTCACTGGTCCAAGCACAGAATAGCAGAACGATATCG GAGAACAGCACCGATGAGGTAGCTGAGATGACCTCAAAAATGTCATCCATGCATTTTGAAAAGGCATCAGCTACAGCCAGTCCCCCTGCTTTAAAGCTCCCACCTTTGTTTGGTTTAACACCAAATTCTTCTGGAAAAGGTGGGAACATGCAGAAGCGACATGTCTCAGCTCAGACCAGCCAAATAGAAAATCTGCATGAGAAAAAATCTCCAGATCTGCCAATTTCAAATAATTCAATGGATAATCCGCGACAAG ATGATGACCTTAGCTTTGTCAAAAATTTGAAGAGATCCGTCAGAGAAGCTGCACTTTCCTCCCAATCTTACTATCCAGAATCATCTCAAGATAGTCGTTCTGATGATAGCTCTGAGCACTATTTCATACCTGTACCCGGGGTTGGGTTTTCTCATCTTGGTAGCAAACCAAACTTATTGAGAAGTAAAAAGCTGCTCGCGTCTGAACCAGATTCATCTTTTTATGGGAACCATCTTCCACAAAGTCATGTGGGCATCAAGTCAGATGGACTTCTTGACTTATTTAATGATCTGCGGTCTCTTGATGACTATGATGGCATAGATAGTTTTCTGTCAACCATGGGTTCAAACTCTTCAGTTTCTGATGCTTGCAGGTCATTTTATGATATGGAGGAAGCTGAAGAACAAGTATTTTCTCCTCCTTTGCTTATGGATACATCACTGTTGGCAGAGTCATACGAGGATTTACTTG CACCTTTGTCAGAAACTGAAACTGCGTTAATGGAGCGCTGA